TTGATCGGATTGCCATGAATTCAGCCTTTTTTGAAAGAAACAATCCTTCTCAGGATAACCCATTACAAGATTATGCTAGTAATACTTCTCAAAATGGTGAATTAAGTTTAACAGTTGATGAATTGAATAGTGATAATAAATACTCAATTCTTATGAGTGCTTATGAATTAGGGAAATTTTTAGAAAATTTTAGTAATATCCCTCAAGATTTTATTAATTTGTTAGCGACTCGCATTACTACCATAGAAGATAGTGAAACGCGCTGGCAATTAGCTTTAACATTAGGTAAACTCGATCCAGAGCATCCATTAGGGGCTGTAGGGCAAACAAAAACTATAGAGTTTCCTACTGATGATTGGTTTGATTTATTCTTAGCATTGCGGGTAGGTGAAGATGATTTAATTGATGTTTTAATCGAAGTTACTTCAGCTACAGACGAATATTTACCTGTTGGTTTACAAGTCTCTTTATTAGATGAAACTGAGGAAATATTTTCAAAAGCAATAGCTAATGAAGAGGAAAGATATCTCAGTTTAGAATTTACAGGGGCGATCGGTCAATTCTTTAGCGTTAAAATTTCTTTATGGGGTAACGATTTAATTGAGAATTTTGTAATTTAGAATAGAGAATATGGTTTGTAGTGAGACACACCAGAAACCCCTTTTCTTTAAGAAACCGGGTTTCTGAGATCATCAAGCAGACAATAATTTCTCAACTCTTTCTTTAAGAAGGGGCAAATCTTTTTCAATAACTCCCCAAATTCGATTAATATTTATTTTTAAATAATCGTGAATTAAAATATCCCGAAAACCAGCAATTTGTCGCCAAGCAATATCTGGATGTTCAGCCTTGAGAGTCTCAGATAAACGTTTTGTCGCTTCACCAATTACCTCAAAGTTACGAATGACAGCATCTTGAATCATTGGCGTTTCTAAGAAAGTGTCTTTTCCGGCTGATGTATAAGACTCTATCCTCTCAATACAATCTTTGATATTAGTTAAGTAAAGTTGATCATCTTTCATAAGGGAATAGCCTCTTGTAAAACTTGTTCTTTGATTAAAGGATGAAGACTATCTGTTTCTGTTAGATCAATCTTACATTCTAATAAATCTTCTAAGGATTGAATTAAAGCAATTTGGTCTAATAAAGTAAAATCAGAAGGTAATTCTACTAAAAAATCAATGTCACTTTCTGCGGTTTCTTTTCCTCTGGCAACTGAGCCAAAAATCCGCACATTTGATGCACCGTATTGGCTGGCAATGTCTAAAATTTGTTGTCTTTTTTGTTGAAGTATTGTTTTTTTGTTCATAAGCACTGATTAAAACATTCGTATCGATGACAAATCTATTCGTCATTGTCATCTGCTAAAATATCTTGTAAAATTTCTGGTGTTAAGCCTCGCTGTTCTGCTTTGTCTGAAATTTCTGCCATCACCTCAGTCAAAGTCTTGCTGTATAACTTTTCTCTCAAAAACAATTGAATAATATGACTTAGCTGTTTCTGAATTTCAGGGTTAGCCTGTTCAAATACCGCTTTAATTTCTTCATCAACTTGCAGTATAATACTAGCCATAGTTTTCTTTCTAATTGGCAATTTTAATTGATTGTCTCGTAAAATTGTAGCATAACATCACCCCTTCAAACAACTGAAACTCACCCACAACTTGTTGATCAGCACTGATAGGAGGGGCTAAAGCCCAACAACGAACATTTTCCTATTTTCCAATGACACAAAATGCAGCCCAATAATAGGGAGATGAGAAAGGTTTGTCATTATTGGATGGGGGGTTGTTGTTTAACATCTGCCGTAGCTGGTTTAACTTATTTTGTAACATCCATCGATTCAAATCTGAACCCGTAACATTCCGTAACCAGTTTTGAGCCTCACGCAACGCTTGAATCACATTTTTTTCACCCTCCGGTTGCGCCAGTAAATTTTGATATAACTTAATCCCTAAAAACACACTGGGTTTTTCCTCCACAGTCCAAAGACTACTGACAATTCCTGATACTCCCGCCCACAAAAACGCACTGGGTAAACCAATATATTCATCGGTAATACTTGTCCAGTCTGTCATTCCCGTTTCACAACCTATCAGGGTGACTAAGCGACATTGCTCTAAGTTTAAACCAAATACTTCTGTTAATTGTAACGGTTCATTATCATGCAAGATCAATCCTGAATCGAGGGGAGACTCAAACTCAAAACTACCATGACCCGAATACAGAAATGTATGAGCATTTTTGAGGTAATCTTTTAATTCATGGGTTAATGAGTTTTTAGTCGCTTTCTGACCACATAAAACTTTAGGTTCAGATTGCTGGTGTTTTTGTTTCCAAAAGGTTTCTACGGTTTTAACACATAATTCAGTAAAAGCTCTATCTTGGGTGGGATTACCCATTGCGAATAATTGATTAAAGTTAGGGCGAATCCGCTTTTCTAGCATTAATAACGTTTGACAGCTTGGGGCGTAGCGGACTCCTTTAGTAAAGCATTCAAAGAGATAATTCTCCTGATTAGGGGCAGAGTTGGGATTAAATTTATGCCAAGTTTCAGGTTTAATTGGTAGTGCGTGAATGGGGAGTAAGTGTAAATAACGATGGGGAATCAGAATAACTTGTTGACAGTTGGGCGGGAGGTAATTCAGTAATTCATCAATATGCAATATTTCAGCCAAACGATTAAGCCGATCTGATAATTTATTACTCCATTCGCTAAAATCGGAAATGTAATTGACAAAATATTCTTGATACCATGTCTGTAAATTCTCAAAATCTTGCGGACTGGATTCCCATACATAAGGTTGAGAGCTTTGGCGAGTATAAATAAAAGCACAGAACTTTTGATCGGCTTCTAAAAGATACCATTGAATAATTACCGTATGATCGTCGGATAATTTTTCACCGATTTTAGAAAAGGGAGTATATTGTACCCTTTGTGTAGCAGCTAACCTAGGATAATCATTGAGTTTTTGGTCTAACTGCTTTTTCAACTCCGTTAAATCCGCTTTTTTTGGTTCTAACTCTGGATGTTGTGATAGAATTTCTCCTGATAAAATGATTGACTTTTCTTTATCTTCTATCCATTTTTGTTCGTTAGTTAGTTGGTTTCTTAAATCCTGAAATTCTTTCCAAATCTCATCAGAAACATCATTAGGTTTAGTTTGCCCAAAAAGTTCTACTAAACGACGAGATTTACTCCGTTCGGCATATTCCCATGCTGTAGCAT
This genomic stretch from Planktothrix sp. FACHB-1365 harbors:
- a CDS encoding nucleotidyltransferase family protein, translating into MNKKTILQQKRQQILDIASQYGASNVRIFGSVARGKETAESDIDFLVELPSDFTLLDQIALIQSLEDLLECKIDLTETDSLHPLIKEQVLQEAIPL
- a CDS encoding DUF86 domain-containing protein, which encodes MKDDQLYLTNIKDCIERIESYTSAGKDTFLETPMIQDAVIRNFEVIGEATKRLSETLKAEHPDIAWRQIAGFRDILIHDYLKININRIWGVIEKDLPLLKERVEKLLSA